The following proteins are co-located in the Apium graveolens cultivar Ventura chromosome 5, ASM990537v1, whole genome shotgun sequence genome:
- the LOC141659257 gene encoding leucine-rich repeat extensin-like protein 6, with protein sequence MKINTFLCVFVSLSTFFIFTPSHQLSIELPPIGLSPIVSSPSSTPPKVSPIYPNPRLEKAYIALQALKHAITSDPKNFTSDWYGPHVCNYTGVYCAPALDNPKIQTVAGIDLNHGDISGVLPETLCLLTDLALFHINSNKFHGNLPESYKSLVLLYELDISNNLFSGSFPNVVLSLPSLKFLDIRYNNFNGKVPSGLYDLKLDALFINNNNFQFSLPKNFGNSPVSVMVLANNKINGCFPESIAKMKKTLNELIISNANLVGCLPPEIGSLKRLTVFDVSNNMLSGSLPESMGEMKSLEQLNVAHNNFSGEIPASICSLPRLENFTYSYNYFCGEPKACLKLADKDDRMNCLLERPLQRSAYECKAFYSHPVDCGVSGCSARKPPPPPPPPPPPPPPPPPPPPPPPPPPPPPPSHSPPPPHSLPPPHSSPPPHAHPPSPR encoded by the coding sequence ATGAAGATAAACACATTTCTTTGTGTGTTTGTCTCTCTTTCAACTTTCTTCATTTTTACTCCTTCCCACCAATTATCCATAGAGTTGCCACCTATAGGACTGTCGCCTATTGTATCTTCACCCTCTTCAACACCACCTAAAGTGTCGCCTATTTATCCGAACCCTAGACTCGAAAAAGCTTACATAGCACTCCAAGCCTTAAAACATGCAATCACATCAGACCCTAAAAACTTCACTTCAGATTGGTATGGACCACATGTTTGCAACTACACTGGAGTTTACTGTGCACCTGCCCTAGACAACCCTAAAATCCAAACTGTTGCAGGAATAGACCTAAATCATGGAGACATCTCGGGTGTCTTACCCGAGACTCTTTGTCTTCTCACTGATCTTGCTCTCTTTCACATCAACTCCAACAAGTTTCACGGAAACTTACCCGAAAGTTATAAATCTCTAGTTCTTCTTTATGAGCTAGATATTAGTAACAACCTCTTTTCGGGGAGTTTCCCTAATGTAGTTCTTTCACTTCCTTCACTCAAATTTCTCGATATTCGATACAATAACTTCAATGGCAAGGTTCCTTCAGGCCTCTACGATCTTAAGCTCGACGCATTGTTCATAAATAATAACAACTTCCAATTCTCCCTCCCTAAAAACTTTGGTAACTCTCCGGTATCCGTGATGGTTTTGGCAAATAATAAGATCAATGGTTGTTTTCCGGAGAGTATAGCCAAAATGAAGAAAACCCTAAACGAGTTGATCATCTCAAACGCAAATTTAGTTGGTTGTTTACCACCGGAAATCGGGTCATTGAAGCGTTTAACAGTGTTTGATGTGAGTAATAACATGCTTAGTGGAAGTTTGCCGGAGTCAATGGGAGAAATGAAGAGCTTGGAGCAACTTAATGTTGCTCATAACAACTTTTCCGGTGAAATTCCCGCGAGTATTTGCTCATTACCAAGATTGGAGAATTTTACTTATTCGTATAATTACTTCTGTGGTGAACCTAAGGCGTGCTTGAAGTTGGCTGATAAAGATGATAGGATGAATTGTTTGCTTGAGAGACCTTTGCAAAGGTCAGCTTATGAGTGCAAAGCTTTTTATTCCCATCCTGTGGATTGTGGTGTTTCGGGTTGTTCCGCAAGAaaaccaccaccaccaccaccacctccCCCTCCGCCCCCTCCACCACCTCCACCACCTCCACCACCTCCACCACCTCCCCCACCACCACCACCATCACATTCACCACCACCACCACATTCACTACCACCGCCACATTCCTCACCACCACCACATGCACATCCGCCATCTCCACGTTGa